In Vigna angularis cultivar LongXiaoDou No.4 chromosome 8, ASM1680809v1, whole genome shotgun sequence, one DNA window encodes the following:
- the LOC108344419 gene encoding uncharacterized protein LOC108344419 yields MPSYGKFLKELLTKKRKYIEEETIEVQGNCSAIIQKLLPPKLKDPGSFTIPCTIGNISVGKTLIDLGANINLMLLSMFEKIKGLELKPTRMTLQLVDRYLKYPFGVVEDVLLKTARVLIDVENDKLKVRVQDEEVNFDVFEAMSHPKDDTECFHLDTLDEICMIQEKKASDIFLLEETLVDTCEELNEKEEELIDECLDDLKELKEVPLHKMKEINIEEKVKESKLELKMLPPHLKYAFLE; encoded by the exons atgcCCTCATATGGTAAATTTCTGAAGGAGCTCCTCACTAAGAAAAGGAAGTACATTGAAGAGGAAACCATTGAAGTTCAAGGAAACTGCAGTGCTATCATACAAAAGCTTCTACCTCCCAAGttgaaagatccaggaagcttcaccaTTCCTTGCACTATAGGAAATATCTCTGTTGGAAAAACACTAATTGATTTGGGAGCCAATATCAATCTCATGTTGCTCTCCATGTTTGAAAAGATTAAAGGTTTGGAACTCAAGCCTACTCGGATGACTCTTCAACTAGTAGATAGATATCTGAAATATCCTTTTGGGGTAGTTGAAGATGTGCTTTTGAAG actgcaagagttttgattgatgtggAAAACGACAAACTGAAGGTGAGAgtgcaagatgaagaagtaaattttgatgtttttgaagCTATGTCTCACCCAAAGGATGACACGGAGTGTTTCCATCTTGACACTCTTGACGAAATTTGCATGATACAAGAGAAGAAAGCAAGTGATATCTTTCTTCTGGAGGAGACACTAGTTGACACTTGTGAAGAATTgaatgagaaagaagaagaattgattGATGAGTGCTTGGATGATTTGAAAGAGTTGAAAGAAGTCCCTTTGCATAAGATGAAAGAGATCAACATAGAAGAAAAAGTCAAGGAAAGCAAATTGGAGCTGAAGATGTTACCACCACACTTAAAGTATGCGTTCTTAGAATAA